A segment of the Streptomyces sp. NBC_01235 genome:
CTCCGTGACGGCTGTCCAGGACTGGTTGCTCAGGACGGCTTCGAGGGCGCGCAGGAGGGCTTCCCTCTGTCCCGGCTGCCAGTCGAGGACCACGCTGGGGCCACTGTGTAGGTCCAGGGCGACGGACGGCAGGACGGCGTAGTGGTCCAGCGTCGGAGGCAGTTGGGAGGCGCGTGCGACGAACGCGTTGTAGGCGGTGGTGGCCTGTTGGTAGCTGAGGATCTCGGGCTGGTAGTCGCGCAGTCCCGTCATTTGGGAGAGGAGACGTCCGGTCCGGGCCACGGCCTGGGTATCGATCTGCTCCTCGCTGAGAATGTCGGCGAGTTGGACGGCCTCGGCAATCCTGCGGGCGGTGGAAGGTCCGACAGTACGTGAGTCGAGAGGGGCATTGATCAGCCATGTGCGGGCCTCGTGGTCATCGTGCGCGGCGATCGCGTCGATCAGGTGGCGCAGTGCACGGTTCTCGGCGTGGTCGGCCAGCCATACCAGGGCTGCCGTCGGGCAGGCGAGGGCGGTGAGCGCGCCGGCCACGGGACGGGCGAGAACCCGCGGCAGGCCGAGAACCTTGAGGTAGGGCACATCCTCCGGCTCACCGAGGCGAGCCAGGAGCGCGATGCCGACGTTCACGGTCAGTGTGCTGGTGCCGGTGCGTGTCAGATGGCAGCCGAGAGCACGGGCTGCCGCTGTGTTTTCCAGGGGCAGATCGGCCATCGCGGCCTGGACATGACGATCCCGAATGCCCAGCGTGTGCAGCCTGCGGTGGATCTCGTCGGCGGCGAGGACCGTGTCCGGATCGGTGTCCGACGGGTGTCACCTCGTGGCCGGCCCGGGTCGCTCGGGCCGAGCCAGCGTAGAGGGTGGGCTCGGCCGGATCGGTCACACGCTCGCGGAGCATGACGACGTAGGCGCACGCTGCCCTTGTTGACCAGCTCGATCAGGGCGTCGGCCGCGGGAGCCGAGGAGGTCGGGTTCTGCTCGGTGATCCGCAGACTGTCCCGCAGTATGTACGGCTGCGAGTCGTCGGCCTTGGAGCAGACGCCTTCGAACTTGATGAGTTCGTCCTCGGCCAGGAGGGGAACGACGTCGGTGGCCGTATTCCTGGGTGGACCGGCGACGGGTCGGGCCAGGACTGTTAACAGCTGCTGCAACGGTGCCGCCGACGCGAGCCAGATCTCCGGCTCGGACCGGTGCGTATCACGACCGTGGAGCAGACTCTGTCTCCGCGTCGGGGCGTGGTGACGAGTCGCGCCGGCGCGCGACCAGAGTGGTACCGGTGACCACCAGGCCGACCGCCACGACCTTCGCGGCCTGGTAGATCAGTGAAGGGCCGGAGCTTGTCCGGCCCAGGAATCCCCACAGGAGCAGGCCGATTCCAGCGAGCATCAAGAGGAACCCGCCGACCGGGCCCAGGCCCCCCCAGCTCCAAGGAGTCGTCGCTAACTCCCGCTCAGTGCCAGGGTTTTCACGCTCATCAGCCGTCATGGCTCGCACATTAACGCATTCCCGGTCTGCGGTCGTGTCGGGCCCGGGCCAGGGCAAGTGTGCGACGTACCCAGATCGCACAGGCTGTGCACGAGGGACCTCGGCGGTCTGTCGTGCTCGCCACCTCATGGACGGGTGCGGGCGATCTGGTCAGGGGGCGAGGCTCGGTGTCGTGTGAATGCCGAATTCGTGTCTCAGCGCGGAACGGGCGGCCAGGTAACCGGACATGCCGTGCACGCCAGGTCCTGGCGGTGTGGACGCGGAGCACAGGTACACGCCGCGGAGCGGCGTGCGGTAGGGATTCACCCGGGGGGCTGGGCGGAGCACGCTCTGCTTCAGGGTCACAGCACCGCCGTTGATGTCCCCGCCGACGTAGTTGGGGTTGTAGGCCTCGTAGTCGCGGGCGCTGATACCGCGGCTGGCGACGACGGTTTCTGTGAAGCCGGGCGCGTACTGTTCGATACGTGCCTGCACCATGGGCACGGGGTCCTGGGAGCTCCCGTTCGGTACGTGGGCGTAGGCCCACACCGGTCGCTTTCCGTCCCGGGCCCGAGTGGGGTCGGTCACGGCAGGGTCGACGACCAGGACGAAGGGCTCTGGTGCGGCGGTACCTGCGGCGGTGAGGCCTTCTTGGTGACGTATCTGCGCCTGCGTCCCGCCGAGGTGGACGGTGCCCGCCAGGCCTACGTCAGGATCCTTCCAAGGGATGGGAGCGTTGACGAGGAAGTCCACCTTGCCGGCCCCGGGGCCGTGGCGGAAACGGGAGAGGTGGCGGGCGTAACGGGCGGGGAGCAAGTCGCCGGCGGCTTGGAGAAGACCTTTCGGGGCGGTGTCGAACAGCACCACCTTCGATCCCTGTAGTTGCCGCAGATCATCGATCTTGCATCCGGTGTGGAACGTGCCACCGTGCGCGGTGATATCCGCGGCCAGGGCCTCGGCGATGCGGCTGCTGCCGCCTTCTGGAAGGGGCCAGCCGCTGCCGTGGGCAAGGTGCCCCAGCAGGAGTGCGATCGCGCCGGCGGCAAGACTTGGCAGTCGTCCCACAGCGTGTGCCGCGACACCGGTCAGCAGGGCCTTGCCGGCTTCGGTTGTCAGAGTGCGGTTTTCCAGCCGAGTGCCGAGCGTGAGAGTCCGCGCAGCGAACCTGACTGCGACGAGCAGGTCCCGGGGAATGGCGCGCTGGTGGGAAAGGGCGAGGTCGATCACGGCGGAGCTGCGCTCCAGCAGTGGAGTCATCATGCGTCGCCAGGGTTCGCCGTCCGCCCCCAGCCGAGCACAGGTTGTCTCCAGGTCGTGGTGAGCCAGGGCAGCCGTGCCGTCGGGTAGCGGGTGGGCGTAGCTGATCTCGGGTAGACGTAAGCGCACCCCACGCGAGGCCAGGTCGAACTCCCGGAAGAACCGCGACGCGGCTGCCATGGGGTGGACGGCCGCGCATACGTCGTGCGTGATGTCGGCGTCGAACAGTGATGTGGTGCGCAGGCCCCCACCGATCTCGTGGTGTCCTTCGAAAAGTTGCACCTGCAATCCTGCGCGGGCCATGACGACTGCAGCCGCCAGCCCGTTCGGACCCGTCCCCACGATCGCTACGTCCGCCTTCATCACCGGCTGTTCCCTTTCGTCGGCAAGTGCCGCCTCCGGGGTCGGCCGATGCGGCGCCTGCCCGACGGCTCCCCCGATAGGCGACACAAGGCAACACGAAACGTCACAGCTCGGCAAGATGCGGTGCCGGACACCTTGGTTCGTTTTGTCTTGTTCGCTAGGAAACTACCGGTTGGTGCCTCACAGGAACCTCATAAAGATCACTTGTCTCGCGATCATGACCACGCTAAGTTGGCTGTCAGGAGCGAACGCGACCAAAGGCCTGACTTTCTAGATGTTGGGCTTTGTTCGCTCCGAACGGTTGCTATGCAGCTGACTCCAGCCCTGGACGCGGGGGAACATCCCCGGTGATCAGTGGTGCTCTCATCCAGAGGCGCCGACGGGATCCGGGAACCGTGGGGGCTGTGTGCAATGACCGATAAAGCGAAATGGGGAACAATGCAGAAGCGAACTGTCGGTGCCGTTATCGGTGCCGCTGTCGCGGGTACGTGCCTTGCACTGACCATGCAGGGCTCGGCCCAGGCCACGCCTGTGGCGCCGGTGGCCGAGAAGGCGGCCGTCAGCAAGGGCGAGGCCGTTGCGCCCAAGGCTGCCGCAAGCGCGGTCGGCCGGGCGGCCGCCCGGGCAGCCGTGCACGCCAGGGCTGCCTGCCCTTCCGTGGGCCACGCCGTGGGAGCGCTGACGGACAACCTGAGCCTCGGCGGTGTGTTCAGCGAGCCGGCCAGAATCTCCAGCGGTGTCTCCAGCGCGACCGCGTTCGATAGGTGACGGCGACTCGTCGCGTCCAGAGGGCGGTACTGCTTGCCGGTGCCGCCCTCCTGGGTGCCCACTTCTCCATTGCGGCCTTCTCCCAGACGCCGCTGAGTCCTGCCAAGGTGCAATTGGCGCCACTCCTGAACGCCTATCTCCAGCCGTACTTCTCGCAGAACTGGATGCTCTTCGCCCCGGATCCGGTGATGGTCGACCAGGGGATCATCGCGCGGGGCCGCTGCAGCGACGGTGAGGTCACGAAGTACTACGACGTGACGGGCCCAACCATCCAGAGGGTCCAGAACGACAGGTTCTTTCCCTCGCGAATGTCCCGGGTGGTGAGCAACGGCATCCAACAGTACAACTCGACCGACGACCTCCTGAGGCGCCTCCGCGAGCAGAAGGAAAAGGGGAAGGCGAAGAAGTCGGGTAAGAATCCCATTCCGCTGCTGCCGTACGAGAAACGCACCCGCGATCAAGCGGTGAACTATCTCTCAAGGTATGCGATGACTCAGATGACTCAGGCGTGCACGGAAGGTCGTAGTCTCCAATCAGTGCAGGTCCGGATGTACGTCCGGACGCTCCCGCCTTGGTCACAGAGGGACAACGCCGACGCGCGCGACAAGGTCGACGCCTACGACTTTCCATGGAAGAAAGCTGCTGATCTGCAGTGAAACTATTAGACAAGATCGATACCTGGGCCAGCCGTCCTGTCGCGGTCCTGGGTGTGTCGGGAACCCGTGCGTTACTGGGGTTCGTCGGCCTCATGTTCTATGTCAGCCAGTACGGGGACCGGCGCTACCTCTTCGGCCCCGGAAACGACACACTGCTGCCCTACCACCTCTTCCTCGACGAGTTGAAGGACTCAGGAAGTTTTAGTGTCTACGCGTGGAGCAACTCGCCGGTCGTGTTCGAAGTGTTGTTCCACCTCGGACTGATCGCTGCTTTGGCTGTCACGCTGGGTATCGGGGGCCGTCCCGTCCTGGCGGTGCACGCCATATTTCTGTGGTCGCTCTACCAGCGGCAGTCGGCGCTCATGGACGGCGGCGACAATCTCATGCAGCTCGTCGTCCCGATGCTGCTTCTCACGCGCTGTTATGACCATTTCTCCTTGCGCTCTCCTCTCGGGCAACGGGTGATACAGCGCATCCCCAAGGCTTTTCGAGCTGCCGGTGCCCCGCTGCACAACCTGGGTGTCACCGCGATCGCGGTGCAGATGTGCCTGGTCTACATGGTCAGCGGGCTTTACAAGGTGCAGGGGCAGGCGTGGCAGGACGGAACCGCTCTCTTCTACATCATGCGGGTACCGGAATTCGAACTCCCCGGCATTTCGCAGTTCGTTTACAACAACGACCTGTTGGTGTACCTCGGCACCTATGCGACTGTCATCTTTCTCGTCTATTTCCCCATGGGAGTCCTGGTACGGTCCCTGCGCCCATGGGCGGCTGCCGCATCCATCGGTTTCCACATCTCCATCGGCCTGTTCATGGGGCTCACCGGATTCGCATTGACGATGATCGCGTGTGACCTCGTCTTCCTGTCGCCGGAACTGTCCCGCGCACTGCAGGCAGCGCGAAAGCTGAGCGCACGCCGCAAGGAGAAAGCAGCGGCGGACGGGACTGGAAGAAGTGCGGCACATGACCGCGAACCGGTAGCGGCCGCTCCCGCCGACTGAAAGGCTCTCCGTGCGACGCCCTCCCACCTGCGTCATCGGCAGTCACCTCGATGCTCCTCGTGTGACCGGCGGGCATGATCCCGACGCGTACGTGGAGCTGGGCTCGTTCACCAAGGTCCTGACCGGAACCGTGCTTGCCGTGCTTGCCGAGAAGAGCGTTGTTTCCCTCGACGACCCGGTCGAGCGATGGCTGAGCGCGCCGGCCGGGACCGGTGTCACCCTTCGACACCTCGCCGACCACACCTCCGGCCTTCCGCGGCTGCCTCCTGACACGGGCCTGTTCAACCCGTACAGGGACTTCACACAGACTCAGCTCGAACAGTTCGTGGGTCGTCTCGACAGTTTGGTCACCGCAAGCCCGGGCGAGCACGAGGAGTATTCCAACTTCGGGTACGCCGTGCTTGGCGCTGCACTCATGTCGGCTGCCGGCCAGGACTACGAGGAACT
Coding sequences within it:
- a CDS encoding phytoene desaturase family protein → MKADVAIVGTGPNGLAAAVVMARAGLQVQLFEGHHEIGGGLRTTSLFDADITHDVCAAVHPMAAASRFFREFDLASRGVRLRLPEISYAHPLPDGTAALAHHDLETTCARLGADGEPWRRMMTPLLERSSAVIDLALSHQRAIPRDLLVAVRFAARTLTLGTRLENRTLTTEAGKALLTGVAAHAVGRLPSLAAGAIALLLGHLAHGSGWPLPEGGSSRIAEALAADITAHGGTFHTGCKIDDLRQLQGSKVVLFDTAPKGLLQAAGDLLPARYARHLSRFRHGPGAGKVDFLVNAPIPWKDPDVGLAGTVHLGGTQAQIRHQEGLTAAGTAAPEPFVLVVDPAVTDPTRARDGKRPVWAYAHVPNGSSQDPVPMVQARIEQYAPGFTETVVASRGISARDYEAYNPNYVGGDINGGAVTLKQSVLRPAPRVNPYRTPLRGVYLCSASTPPGPGVHGMSGYLAARSALRHEFGIHTTPSLAP
- a CDS encoding DUF5819 family protein, which gives rise to MTATRRVQRAVLLAGAALLGAHFSIAAFSQTPLSPAKVQLAPLLNAYLQPYFSQNWMLFAPDPVMVDQGIIARGRCSDGEVTKYYDVTGPTIQRVQNDRFFPSRMSRVVSNGIQQYNSTDDLLRRLREQKEKGKAKKSGKNPIPLLPYEKRTRDQAVNYLSRYAMTQMTQACTEGRSLQSVQVRMYVRTLPPWSQRDNADARDKVDAYDFPWKKAADLQ
- a CDS encoding HTTM domain-containing protein, with the protein product MFYVSQYGDRRYLFGPGNDTLLPYHLFLDELKDSGSFSVYAWSNSPVVFEVLFHLGLIAALAVTLGIGGRPVLAVHAIFLWSLYQRQSALMDGGDNLMQLVVPMLLLTRCYDHFSLRSPLGQRVIQRIPKAFRAAGAPLHNLGVTAIAVQMCLVYMVSGLYKVQGQAWQDGTALFYIMRVPEFELPGISQFVYNNDLLVYLGTYATVIFLVYFPMGVLVRSLRPWAAAASIGFHISIGLFMGLTGFALTMIACDLVFLSPELSRALQAARKLSARRKEKAAADGTGRSAAHDREPVAAAPAD